From Echinicola jeungdonensis, the proteins below share one genomic window:
- a CDS encoding CHRD domain-containing protein, whose amino-acid sequence MKNLTILSFALIFSTFLLSCQSQDEMMPAPSTLENEFYSSKMKAQTAMEHNFGTFINGREEVPSVAASGSGYANFHLSEDETSLSYQLFVANTEGILFSHIHMAPAGENGPVVAFLLEAQDPPTPLFNGLLAEGVIMTEDLLGPLSGMTLNDLIKAIKDGNTYVNVHTVENPSGELRGQIGIQEPSMNGKYAIHLTGDEEVPEVDTGAQGNATFKFNHDWTELHYKINVANLTDALFAHIHIAPAGVNGGVVVTLQGEMINGPINGHYAEGIITNEDLSGIMTGGSLGILKAALDGHHAYVNIHSTENPGGELRGQF is encoded by the coding sequence ATGAAAAACCTAACTATTTTATCCTTCGCGCTAATTTTTAGCACCTTCCTATTAAGCTGTCAATCTCAAGATGAGATGATGCCGGCTCCATCAACCCTGGAAAATGAATTTTATTCCTCTAAAATGAAAGCACAGACAGCTATGGAGCACAATTTCGGAACCTTTATTAATGGAAGAGAAGAGGTTCCCTCTGTTGCTGCTAGCGGTTCGGGTTATGCCAATTTCCACCTTAGTGAAGATGAAACATCTTTAAGCTATCAATTATTTGTAGCAAATACCGAAGGGATATTATTTTCTCATATCCACATGGCACCAGCCGGAGAAAATGGACCTGTGGTGGCCTTCCTATTGGAAGCACAGGATCCTCCAACCCCATTATTTAATGGGCTGCTCGCTGAAGGAGTAATTATGACTGAAGACCTACTTGGCCCTTTATCCGGAATGACCTTGAATGACCTAATCAAGGCCATAAAAGACGGGAACACTTATGTTAATGTTCATACCGTTGAGAATCCCTCGGGTGAATTAAGAGGACAGATAGGAATTCAAGAACCTAGTATGAATGGAAAATACGCCATCCATTTAACTGGAGATGAAGAAGTGCCGGAAGTAGATACAGGAGCCCAAGGAAATGCTACATTTAAATTTAACCATGATTGGACTGAATTACATTATAAAATAAATGTGGCCAATTTAACTGATGCCTTATTTGCCCATATCCATATTGCGCCAGCTGGAGTAAATGGAGGAGTAGTGGTTACACTGCAAGGGGAAATGATCAACGGGCCAATTAACGGACACTATGCAGAAGGCATAATTACTAACGAGGATTTATCAGGTATCATGACAGGGGGATCGCTTGGGATTTTAAAAGCTGCTTTGGACGGCCACCATGCTTATGTCAATATTCATTCCACTGAAAACCCAGGAGGGGAATTGAGAGGGCAATTTTAG
- a CDS encoding NlpC/P60 family protein, producing MRNGNSTEWLTKQKYGICRLSLVSVYQEPRPGSGLITQLLFGETYEVVEVSPDEKWLKIKIGAVNTTGWMQALQHEEISPEDFNFFTGGDNQITTSPVSTLKFREGTIYLLAGSLLQISASELFDTKRFIGFEGRVRNHKEKASRGELIDIARSFRNVPFLSGGRSYFGIGSGSFIQLVFKISGYSVPKFISQLVDAGRPVSAEKAYPGDLVIFGNEKDIPHHAGIYLGDNRVIHVSGKVKEDLIKLNGDAIGKPNSPTHRVLDIRCLI from the coding sequence ATGCGAAACGGGAACTCGACAGAATGGCTTACTAAGCAAAAATATGGAATTTGCAGGTTATCACTGGTCAGTGTTTATCAGGAGCCCCGCCCTGGTTCTGGCCTGATCACACAATTACTTTTTGGGGAAACCTATGAGGTGGTGGAGGTTTCTCCTGATGAGAAATGGCTCAAAATAAAAATTGGAGCAGTTAATACCACCGGATGGATGCAAGCATTGCAGCATGAGGAAATCAGCCCCGAGGATTTTAATTTTTTCACTGGAGGAGATAATCAGATCACTACCAGTCCTGTTAGCACCTTGAAATTCAGAGAGGGCACTATTTATTTGCTTGCAGGAAGCCTATTGCAGATCAGTGCCTCAGAACTTTTTGATACAAAACGTTTCATAGGATTTGAAGGAAGGGTCCGCAACCATAAAGAAAAAGCCAGCCGTGGAGAACTAATAGATATCGCCCGTTCCTTTAGGAATGTTCCCTTTTTGTCAGGAGGAAGGAGCTACTTTGGCATAGGTTCAGGTAGTTTTATTCAATTGGTTTTTAAGATCAGTGGATACTCTGTTCCCAAATTTATTTCCCAATTGGTCGATGCAGGGAGACCTGTCTCAGCGGAGAAAGCTTACCCCGGAGATTTGGTGATTTTTGGTAATGAAAAGGATATTCCTCACCATGCAGGAATTTATTTGGGGGATAACCGGGTTATTCATGTTAGTGGAAAAGTAAAAGAGGATCTGATTAAATTAAATGGAGATGCAATAGGAAAACCAAATTCCCCGACTCACCGGGTTTTGGATATTCGCTGTTTAATATAA
- a CDS encoding DUF3341 domain-containing protein, giving the protein MERDTNFVLGIYDDEDVLKEAVTQVREGGVKIQEVYSPYPIHGMEDLLGYRRSRLPIAAFLFGLLGTALALTMQILMMGVDWPMIIGGKDPIAIPDFIPVTFELTVLLASFGMVGVFMISSNLKPWGQPRIYDIRSTDDKHVLAVDLATNANMEEDKIKEILKSSGATEVNNKSFE; this is encoded by the coding sequence ATGGAAAGAGATACGAATTTTGTCCTCGGTATTTATGATGATGAGGATGTTTTGAAAGAAGCAGTTACCCAAGTAAGAGAAGGTGGAGTGAAGATACAGGAGGTATATTCCCCTTATCCTATTCACGGGATGGAAGACTTGCTGGGGTATAGAAGAAGCCGCTTGCCTATTGCAGCTTTTTTGTTCGGATTGTTGGGGACGGCCCTGGCGCTGACCATGCAGATTTTGATGATGGGTGTAGATTGGCCTATGATCATTGGCGGGAAAGACCCTATTGCAATCCCTGATTTTATTCCAGTGACATTTGAGCTTACTGTTCTTTTGGCTTCCTTTGGTATGGTCGGTGTATTTATGATCAGCAGTAACCTTAAACCTTGGGGGCAACCCAGGATTTATGATATCAGAAGTACGGATGATAAGCACGTACTTGCAGTAGATTTGGCTACCAATGCCAATATGGAAGAAGATAAGATCAAAGAAATCCTGAAGTCTTCCGGTGCAACTGAGGTAAATAATAAAAGTTTTGAATAG
- the nrfD gene encoding NrfD/PsrC family molybdoenzyme membrane anchor subunit, with the protein MQVTSSVREPLVTGGKTYKDVTHDVCRQVEGKPSIGWLLGLAVSLGALLLGGLAVVATVWEGIGMWGLNKTVGWAWDITNFVWWVGIGHAGTLISAVLLLFRQKWRTSINRAAEAMTIFAVICAAMFPVLHMGRPWLGAYWALPLPNLFGSLWVNFNSPLLWDVFAISTYFSVSLVFWYIGLIPDFATIRDRATGIRKVIYGALSFGWDGGARNWMRYESVSLILAGVATPLVLSVHTIVSFDFATSVIPGWHTTIFPPYFVAGAIFSGFAMVLTLMIVTRKVFKLEDYITMGHIELMNIVIIITGSIVGIAYITEFFIAWYSGVEAEQYAFINRAFGPYWWAYWSMMTCNVISPQLFWFKKIRTSLVATFLLSLVVNIGMWFERFVIIVTSLHRDYLPSSWAMFYPTVYDVGVYLFTFGLFFTCFLLFAKFFPVINMAEVKAVLKSSSEKVNK; encoded by the coding sequence ATGCAGGTTACTTCATCCGTACGCGAGCCGTTAGTTACGGGCGGTAAAACTTATAAAGACGTTACCCATGACGTCTGCAGACAAGTGGAAGGAAAGCCTTCCATTGGATGGTTATTAGGTTTGGCCGTTTCGCTTGGCGCATTATTATTAGGTGGTTTGGCCGTTGTCGCCACAGTTTGGGAAGGTATTGGAATGTGGGGATTGAATAAGACAGTTGGTTGGGCATGGGATATTACCAACTTTGTATGGTGGGTAGGTATTGGTCACGCGGGGACTTTGATTTCTGCGGTGCTCCTACTTTTCAGACAAAAATGGAGAACTTCCATTAACCGGGCAGCAGAGGCCATGACCATCTTCGCCGTAATTTGTGCTGCCATGTTCCCTGTACTTCACATGGGAAGACCTTGGCTGGGAGCTTATTGGGCACTGCCACTTCCTAACTTGTTTGGTTCCCTTTGGGTAAACTTTAACTCTCCTTTGCTTTGGGACGTGTTTGCGATCTCTACTTATTTCTCTGTTTCCCTTGTTTTCTGGTATATTGGTCTGATTCCTGATTTTGCCACTATCAGAGATAGAGCTACAGGCATAAGAAAAGTCATCTATGGTGCGCTTAGCTTTGGATGGGATGGCGGAGCCAGAAACTGGATGAGGTACGAATCCGTTTCACTTATCCTTGCCGGTGTGGCAACTCCCTTGGTACTTTCTGTTCACACCATTGTATCCTTCGACTTTGCCACTTCAGTGATTCCAGGATGGCATACTACTATTTTCCCCCCTTACTTTGTGGCTGGTGCGATCTTCTCAGGATTTGCCATGGTACTGACCTTGATGATCGTTACCCGTAAGGTATTTAAATTAGAAGACTACATTACCATGGGGCATATTGAATTGATGAACATCGTCATCATCATCACAGGCTCCATTGTAGGTATTGCTTATATCACAGAATTTTTCATTGCTTGGTATTCAGGTGTAGAAGCAGAGCAATATGCCTTTATTAACCGGGCATTTGGTCCCTATTGGTGGGCTTATTGGTCCATGATGACCTGTAATGTGATTTCTCCACAGTTATTCTGGTTCAAGAAAATCAGAACTTCATTAGTGGCTACCTTCTTGCTTTCATTGGTTGTAAATATTGGGATGTGGTTTGAGCGTTTTGTGATTATTGTGACCTCCCTGCACAGGGATTACCTTCCTTCTTCTTGGGCCATGTTCTATCCAACGGTCTATGATGTTGGGGTTTACTTGTTTACCTTTGGTTTGTTTTTTACCTGCTTCCTTTTATTTGCCAAATTCTTCCCTGTAATCAATATGGCAGAGGTAAAAGCTGTTTTGAAGTCTTCATCTGAAAAAGTAAATAAATAA
- the smpB gene encoding SsrA-binding protein SmpB has product MAKNKKDNKFSKIINIKNRKATFEYELIDKYVAGLVLKGTEIKSIREGKVSLKEAYCYFKRGELMIKQMHISPYSLAAHYNHDAVRERKLLLNKKELNKLEGKLNEKGLSIVPVRIFINNKGLAKLEIALGRGKKLHDKRQDIKKKDAKRELDRMAY; this is encoded by the coding sequence GAAGAATAAAAAAGATAATAAATTTAGTAAGATCATCAATATCAAAAACCGAAAAGCCACATTTGAGTATGAATTAATTGATAAATATGTGGCAGGGTTGGTACTAAAAGGCACTGAAATAAAATCCATCAGGGAAGGAAAGGTGTCTTTGAAGGAGGCATATTGTTATTTTAAGCGGGGTGAACTGATGATCAAGCAGATGCATATTTCACCTTATTCCTTGGCTGCTCACTATAATCATGATGCGGTTAGGGAGCGAAAACTATTGCTTAATAAAAAAGAGCTGAATAAATTAGAGGGTAAATTGAATGAAAAAGGGCTTTCTATAGTCCCAGTCCGAATATTTATCAATAATAAGGGCTTGGCAAAGTTGGAGATTGCTCTGGGTAGAGGGAAGAAACTTCACGACAAACGTCAGGATATTAAGAAAAAAGATGCGAAACGGGAACTCGACAGAATGGCTTACTAA
- a CDS encoding HNH endonuclease — MEKKVLVLNLDHTPVAVVTVQKAMVLTILEKVCVLADYSFLTIRTVDQEFKYPAVVRLYEYKNIPFRGVLLNRNNIFKRDNNECQYCGSQKHLTIDHVIPRSKGGGASWKNLVTACHRCNIQKGDKTPEEVGFNFRREPFRPSLSYFLSDYAEKNAEEWLPFLEIKAL; from the coding sequence ATGGAAAAGAAGGTACTCGTGCTCAACCTAGACCATACGCCAGTGGCTGTTGTCACTGTTCAAAAGGCAATGGTGCTGACCATTCTTGAAAAAGTATGTGTGTTGGCCGATTACAGTTTCCTGACCATCCGGACAGTTGATCAAGAATTCAAATATCCTGCTGTGGTCCGGTTGTATGAGTACAAAAATATTCCTTTCCGTGGGGTGCTTTTGAACCGCAATAATATTTTTAAAAGGGATAATAATGAATGTCAGTATTGCGGTTCCCAAAAACATCTAACCATTGATCATGTCATCCCCAGGTCAAAAGGAGGGGGGGCAAGTTGGAAAAATCTGGTGACCGCATGTCACCGCTGTAATATCCAGAAAGGGGATAAAACCCCTGAGGAGGTAGGCTTCAATTTCAGGAGAGAGCCATTCCGGCCTTCACTATCCTATTTTTTATCCGATTATGCCGAAAAGAATGCCGAGGAATGGTTGCCATTTTTGGAGATAAAGGCCTTGTGA
- a CDS encoding TAT-variant-translocated molybdopterin oxidoreductase, translating to MKENKKTYWKGLEQLTNDPEFVKNADKEFPEYLPINGQNGEGGSSRRDFLKLMGFSLAAASLAACEAPVRKAIPYVNKPVDVHPSVPNYYASTFVSGGDYASIVVKTREGRPIKIDGNKLSPINQGGVNALVEASVLSLYDKQRLTAPYKGGQKTDWASIDKEVASKLKSAGNVKLVTNTILSPSTDKAIQQLSDSVGGLDVVTYDPVSSYGITKANETYYGKAALPDYSFDKANVIVSFGADFLGSWISPIEFAKQYAKGRKISKEHPEMSRHFQFESNLSLTGANADYRTPIKASQSGLAVLALYNMLAKKAGAAIVSGAPVDVAHLEKAANELWANKGQSIVVSGSNDPNVQIVINAINELLGNRDKTVNISQTANFRKGNDQDMNQLVADLAAGRVGGVIFYNCNPVYDHPQGEALGQAIAKAKVSVSTNETMNETASLVQYVAPDHHYLESWNDFNPKSGEYSLSQPAISPLFDTRQAQESFLIWAGNNTNYYDFLQENWKSTYFANQTEISNFQEFWDQSLYNGVLSQPSTEEAAELTIKEDISGAASAIGRTYKADNSGVELVAYQKVGIGNGTFANNPWLQEMPDPISKATWDNYLTVPQKWAKENGLIMEEGATQKAKINVNGKSLIVPVLVQPGQANGTIGLALGYGRTKAGRVADGVGVNAYPLLDNSKGFVNYNITDGVSIELMPDTYRIAQTQTHQTYMGRENVIQESVLSEYKKDPSAGRYQPEIYKDGEFVKPSKITLWNGHKYSQHHWGLAIDMNSCIGCGACTVACQVENNVAVVGKEEVLNRREMSWIRIDRYYSSDAEPTDLEGLEEASENPEVTFQPMMCQHCNNAPCETVCPVAATTHSSEGLNQMTYNRCIGTRYCANNCPYKVRRFNWFKYHDNKDFSKVNVAQNDDLGKMVLNPDVTVRARGVMEKCSMCVQRIQSGKLAAKREKRKVKDGEINTACAVACPTDALVFGDMNDPNSEVSQMLKIKENTTSSVKEVNEERAYHVLEEINVSPNVWYFTKIRNKDKKEA from the coding sequence ATGAAGGAAAATAAAAAGACATACTGGAAGGGGTTAGAACAGCTAACAAATGATCCTGAATTTGTAAAAAATGCAGATAAGGAATTTCCTGAGTATCTTCCAATCAACGGACAAAATGGTGAGGGAGGTTCTTCACGAAGGGACTTTCTGAAATTAATGGGTTTCAGTCTTGCTGCTGCTTCTTTGGCAGCTTGTGAAGCGCCGGTTAGAAAGGCTATCCCTTATGTCAATAAACCAGTGGATGTACATCCATCTGTTCCTAATTATTATGCCTCTACCTTTGTTTCTGGTGGAGACTATGCTTCCATCGTGGTAAAAACCCGTGAAGGAAGACCTATCAAAATCGATGGCAACAAACTTTCCCCCATTAATCAGGGTGGAGTAAATGCCCTTGTGGAAGCTTCTGTATTATCCTTATATGATAAGCAAAGGTTAACAGCTCCTTATAAAGGAGGACAAAAAACCGATTGGGCGAGCATTGATAAGGAGGTTGCATCCAAACTTAAATCAGCTGGAAATGTTAAATTGGTGACCAATACCATTTTGTCACCATCCACAGATAAAGCCATTCAGCAACTTTCCGATTCTGTTGGCGGATTGGACGTAGTTACTTATGATCCGGTTTCTTCTTATGGTATCACCAAAGCTAACGAAACTTACTACGGTAAAGCTGCACTTCCTGACTATAGCTTTGACAAAGCCAATGTTATTGTAAGTTTTGGTGCAGATTTCCTGGGATCTTGGATATCCCCAATTGAATTCGCCAAGCAATATGCAAAGGGAAGAAAGATTTCTAAAGAACATCCTGAAATGTCCAGACATTTTCAGTTTGAGTCAAACCTTTCCCTAACCGGTGCTAATGCTGACTATAGAACTCCAATCAAAGCTTCTCAAAGTGGATTGGCTGTATTGGCATTATATAATATGTTGGCCAAAAAGGCTGGTGCAGCTATTGTAAGCGGTGCTCCAGTTGATGTTGCCCATTTGGAAAAAGCAGCGAACGAACTTTGGGCCAATAAAGGTCAATCGATAGTTGTCTCTGGTTCCAATGATCCAAATGTTCAGATAGTAATCAATGCAATCAATGAATTGCTGGGCAATAGAGATAAGACCGTAAACATTTCCCAAACTGCTAATTTCAGAAAAGGAAATGATCAGGATATGAACCAACTGGTGGCTGATTTAGCTGCTGGCCGTGTAGGTGGAGTGATCTTCTATAACTGTAACCCGGTTTATGATCATCCCCAAGGTGAAGCCCTTGGTCAAGCCATTGCTAAGGCAAAAGTTTCTGTTTCTACCAATGAAACCATGAATGAAACAGCTTCCTTGGTACAATATGTAGCTCCTGACCACCATTATCTTGAGTCTTGGAATGACTTTAATCCAAAATCCGGGGAGTACAGCTTATCCCAGCCAGCTATTTCCCCATTGTTTGATACAAGACAGGCGCAGGAATCCTTCCTGATCTGGGCCGGAAATAACACTAATTACTACGATTTTTTACAGGAAAACTGGAAATCAACCTACTTTGCTAATCAAACCGAAATTTCCAATTTCCAGGAATTTTGGGATCAATCTCTTTACAACGGCGTCTTATCACAGCCTTCTACTGAGGAAGCTGCTGAATTGACCATTAAGGAGGATATCAGCGGAGCTGCATCTGCCATTGGAAGAACTTACAAAGCAGATAACAGCGGTGTTGAATTGGTAGCATACCAAAAAGTGGGTATTGGAAATGGTACTTTTGCCAACAACCCTTGGTTGCAAGAAATGCCTGACCCAATTTCCAAAGCTACTTGGGATAATTACCTAACTGTTCCCCAAAAATGGGCCAAAGAAAATGGTCTTATAATGGAGGAAGGTGCCACCCAAAAGGCAAAAATCAACGTTAATGGCAAATCTCTGATTGTTCCTGTATTGGTACAACCAGGTCAAGCGAACGGTACGATTGGTTTGGCTTTGGGATATGGAAGAACCAAAGCTGGAAGAGTTGCAGATGGAGTAGGGGTCAATGCTTACCCATTGCTGGACAATTCAAAAGGCTTTGTCAATTATAATATCACCGATGGGGTTTCCATAGAACTGATGCCAGATACATATAGAATTGCCCAAACCCAAACCCATCAAACTTATATGGGAAGGGAAAATGTAATTCAGGAATCTGTATTGTCAGAATACAAAAAAGATCCTTCTGCAGGTAGATATCAACCTGAGATTTACAAGGATGGTGAGTTTGTAAAGCCTTCTAAAATCACCCTTTGGAACGGTCATAAATACAGCCAGCATCATTGGGGCCTTGCTATTGACATGAACTCCTGTATTGGTTGTGGAGCCTGTACAGTAGCTTGTCAGGTCGAAAATAATGTTGCGGTAGTAGGTAAGGAAGAAGTATTGAACAGAAGGGAAATGAGCTGGATCAGGATCGATCGTTACTACAGCTCAGATGCAGAGCCTACTGATCTGGAAGGATTGGAAGAAGCTTCGGAAAATCCTGAGGTAACCTTCCAACCAATGATGTGTCAACACTGTAATAATGCACCATGTGAGACGGTATGTCCGGTGGCTGCTACGACCCATAGTTCAGAAGGCCTAAACCAAATGACATATAACAGGTGTATTGGTACAAGGTACTGTGCCAACAACTGTCCTTATAAAGTAAGAAGATTTAACTGGTTCAAATACCATGACAACAAAGACTTCTCCAAAGTCAATGTGGCCCAAAACGATGATCTGGGCAAAATGGTATTGAATCCTGATGTTACTGTGAGAGCAAGGGGTGTGATGGAGAAATGTAGCATGTGTGTGCAGCGTATTCAATCAGGTAAATTGGCAGCAAAACGTGAGAAGAGAAAGGTTAAGGATGGTGAAATCAACACTGCATGTGCCGTAGCCTGTCCAACTGATGCATTGGTATTTGGAGATATGAATGATCCAAACAGTGAGGTATCTCAAATGCTTAAAATCAAAGAAAACACCACCTCTTCTGTAAAAGAAGTGAATGAAGAAAGAGCTTACCACGTATTGGAGGAAATCAATGTAAGCCCTAACGTGTGGTACTTTACTAAGATTAGAAATAAGGACAAAAAAGAAGCGTAA
- a CDS encoding c-type cytochrome, with protein MSIKRSLLSVPFRFSNMAFIFFLLIGMNAFAADPEVSDSEEAIKAGESLFNANCKTCHKLDQKFTGPALRGVSDRRDIAWIKAFVKNSQKVIQGGDETAVELFEEFNNTVMPSHAFLSDEDIMNLLSYIEYGGQEEAAAAPAAGGEGAVAQSGVPSEYLTIILAVLVVVLLLILIVLGLIISVLTKYLNQQPLEEEDKEFISQKTDFKKVLKSDAFVIIITAIVIALVAKTAIDGLFSVGVQQGYAPTQPIAFSHKLHAGDQEIPCQYCHTGVEIGRSANIPSPNICMNCHMHIQNVGGKEGVSPEIAKIYEAVDNNQPIEWVRVHNLPDLAYFNHSQHVKVGEVECQTCHGPIEEMEVVRQHSALTMGWCIDCHRQTDIAAAGNAYYDKLVQLHSNSEDALKVKDIGGLECAKCHY; from the coding sequence ATGTCAATCAAACGCTCATTATTAAGTGTTCCCTTTAGATTTAGCAACATGGCGTTTATTTTTTTCCTATTAATAGGAATGAATGCTTTTGCTGCTGATCCTGAAGTTTCTGATAGTGAAGAGGCCATCAAAGCGGGTGAGTCACTATTTAATGCCAACTGTAAAACCTGCCACAAGCTAGATCAAAAATTTACGGGACCAGCCCTTAGAGGGGTAAGTGACCGTAGGGACATAGCGTGGATTAAGGCATTTGTAAAAAATTCCCAAAAAGTAATTCAAGGCGGAGATGAGACCGCTGTTGAATTGTTTGAAGAGTTTAACAACACCGTGATGCCTTCTCATGCATTTTTAAGTGATGAAGATATCATGAACTTGTTGTCTTACATTGAATATGGAGGACAGGAAGAGGCAGCAGCGGCTCCTGCTGCTGGCGGTGAAGGTGCTGTTGCACAAAGCGGCGTACCAAGTGAATATCTGACCATTATTTTAGCGGTTTTAGTGGTCGTATTACTGTTGATTTTGATTGTATTGGGATTAATCATTTCAGTGTTGACCAAATACCTGAATCAACAGCCGCTGGAAGAGGAGGATAAAGAATTTATCAGCCAAAAAACAGATTTTAAGAAAGTCCTTAAGAGTGATGCTTTTGTCATCATTATCACGGCCATTGTAATTGCATTAGTAGCCAAAACAGCCATTGACGGTTTGTTTTCAGTGGGTGTTCAGCAAGGTTATGCGCCTACTCAACCTATTGCTTTCTCTCATAAACTTCATGCTGGTGACCAGGAAATCCCTTGTCAGTATTGTCACACCGGTGTGGAAATTGGCCGTTCTGCAAATATCCCATCTCCAAATATATGTATGAACTGCCACATGCACATTCAGAATGTGGGAGGAAAAGAAGGAGTATCTCCTGAAATCGCCAAAATATATGAAGCTGTAGATAATAACCAACCTATAGAATGGGTAAGGGTTCATAATCTACCGGATCTGGCTTATTTCAACCACTCTCAGCACGTAAAAGTGGGGGAAGTTGAATGCCAGACATGTCATGGTCCTATCGAAGAAATGGAAGTAGTAAGGCAGCACAGTGCCCTGACCATGGGCTGGTGTATCGATTGTCACAGGCAAACCGATATAGCTGCTGCAGGTAATGCCTACTACGATAAGCTGGTTCAACTGCATTCCAATTCTGAAGATGCCCTAAAAGTGAAGGACATCGGAGGCTTGGAATGTGCCAAGTGCCACTACTAA
- the rpsA gene encoding 30S ribosomal protein S1, with amino-acid sequence MSNNEDFNWDKFETKGFGEGYSSAEREEMEKLYDQTLTEINEKEVIKGTVVGINDKDVIINIGFKSDGLVPRTEFRDLPDLKIGDEVELFIEEQENALGQLVLSRKKAKMVRAWQDIEDALEHDNVIEGLVKRRTKGGLIVDIYGVEAFLPGSQIDVKPIRDFDVYVGKKMEVKVVKINHANDNVVVSHKILIEKDLEKQKAEILNNLEKGQVLEGVIKNMTNFGVFIDLGGVDGLLHITDISWGRINHPEEVLNLDDKVQVVVLDFDDDKKRISLGMKQLTAHPWDSLSAELEVGSKVKGKIVNVADYGAFLELAPGVEGLIHVSEMSWSQHLRNPADFVKVGDEIEAVVLTLDKEERKMSLGIKQLTEDPWTKQDMVTKYAVGTKHKGVVRNLTNFGLFLELEEGIDGLVHVSDLSWTKKIKHPSEYVKVGDELDVIVLELDVENRRLALGHKQLEENPWDTFEGIFPVGSEHKCSVVSKNDKGAVLELPYGLEGFATIKNLEKEDGSQVEVGESLDFKVTEFSKDDKRIVLSHTATFREEAAPTKPAAKKAAPKKKPSGSDSQEKSTLGDLDALSALKEKMEGGDKK; translated from the coding sequence ATGTCTAATAACGAAGATTTTAACTGGGACAAGTTCGAAACCAAAGGTTTTGGTGAAGGTTATTCTTCTGCCGAAAGGGAGGAGATGGAAAAGCTTTATGACCAGACTTTAACCGAAATTAATGAGAAGGAAGTGATCAAAGGTACCGTAGTAGGTATCAATGACAAGGATGTGATTATCAACATCGGGTTTAAGTCTGATGGTCTTGTACCCAGAACTGAATTCCGTGACCTTCCTGATCTGAAAATCGGTGATGAGGTAGAACTTTTCATTGAAGAGCAAGAAAATGCTTTGGGTCAGTTGGTGCTTTCTAGAAAGAAAGCCAAAATGGTTCGTGCATGGCAGGATATCGAAGATGCGCTTGAGCACGACAATGTGATAGAAGGTCTTGTGAAGAGAAGAACCAAAGGTGGTTTGATCGTAGATATATACGGTGTTGAAGCCTTCTTGCCAGGTTCTCAAATTGACGTGAAGCCTATCAGGGACTTTGATGTCTATGTAGGCAAGAAAATGGAAGTGAAAGTGGTTAAGATCAACCACGCTAACGATAACGTCGTAGTTTCTCACAAAATACTGATCGAAAAAGATCTAGAAAAGCAAAAAGCAGAAATCCTCAACAACCTGGAAAAAGGTCAGGTATTGGAAGGTGTGATCAAGAACATGACCAACTTTGGTGTATTTATCGACCTTGGTGGTGTGGACGGTCTTCTTCACATTACAGACATTTCCTGGGGACGTATCAACCATCCAGAAGAAGTGCTTAACCTTGATGATAAAGTTCAGGTGGTTGTGCTTGACTTCGATGATGATAAGAAACGTATCTCTTTGGGCATGAAGCAGCTTACTGCGCACCCTTGGGACTCTCTTTCTGCTGAACTTGAAGTTGGATCTAAAGTGAAAGGTAAGATCGTTAATGTGGCTGACTATGGTGCATTCCTTGAGTTAGCTCCAGGTGTAGAAGGTCTTATCCACGTATCTGAGATGTCTTGGTCTCAGCACTTGAGAAATCCAGCAGACTTTGTGAAAGTAGGAGACGAAATCGAAGCAGTAGTACTTACTTTGGACAAAGAGGAAAGAAAAATGTCTCTTGGTATCAAGCAATTGACTGAAGATCCATGGACTAAGCAGGACATGGTGACCAAATATGCTGTAGGTACTAAGCACAAAGGTGTGGTAAGAAACTTGACCAACTTTGGATTGTTCTTGGAGCTTGAAGAAGGAATTGACGGTCTTGTACACGTTTCTGATCTTTCTTGGACTAAGAAAATCAAGCACCCATCTGAATACGTTAAAGTAGGGGACGAGCTGGATGTGATTGTTCTTGAATTGGACGTTGAAAACAGAAGGTTGGCCCTTGGTCACAAGCAATTGGAAGAAAATCCATGGGATACTTTTGAAGGCATCTTCCCTGTTGGTTCTGAGCACAAGTGTTCTGTAGTTTCCAAAAATGACAAAGGAGCCGTACTTGAGCTTCCTTATGGATTAGAAGGATTTGCTACTATCAAGAACTTGGAAAAAGAAGATGGTTCTCAAGTAGAAGTAGGGGAGTCTTTGGACTTCAAAGTAACCGAATTCTCCAAGGATGATAAGCGCATCGTGCTTTCCCATACTGCTACCTTTAGAGAAGAAGCCGCTCCTACTAAGCCTGCTGCTAAAAAGGCTGCTCCTAAGAAGAAACCTTCAGGATCTGATTCTCAAGAAAAATCTACCTTAGGTGATTTGGATGCCCTTTCTGCATTGAAAGAAAAAATGGAAGGTGGTGATAAAAAATAA